A window of Marinobacter salarius contains these coding sequences:
- a CDS encoding xanthine dehydrogenase family protein molybdopterin-binding subunit, which produces MTTTNEKQYIGTRQARIEDEVLLRGQGRYGDEVPTPPGTLYAAIVRSPHPHARLKAVDSSRALEMDGVHGVLTGEDVRQWALPFPVGVRQPMEHWCLAVDKVRYVGEPVAVVIAENRYLAEDALNGVTVDYETLPVAVDTELAIESNAAVLHEKVGGNVVSDRTFRYGDPETAFAEADRQVSIKVRFPRSSCMPIECYVVLAQFDPANAAFDITSNFQGPYALHSVMCRALQVPANRLRLRTPPDSGGSFGIKQGVFPYVVMMGLAARKVGAPVKWVEDRLEHLQGASSGTNRVSTLEAAVTREGRVTALRLDQLDDCGAYLRAPEPATTYRMHGNLTGAYAIRNLAVRNRIVMTNKTPTGLNRGFGGPQVYFPLERLMQRIAVELDLDPLDVIRTNLVPKGAFPYRSAAGSLLDSGDYPAGLEKGVREGGLEELIQRRDEARREGRYYGIGYTAAVEPSISNMGYITMAFTPEERKRAGPKNGAVSTATISVDPLGSVSVHVSSTPQGQGHQTVAAQIVAETLGVPLESISVNVELDTGKDAWSIASGNYSSRFSGAVAGAVYKAALKVRARLAALAAEQWNIDSDDIRFSEGRVYVEGTDQSSSFHRLAGATHWSPGTTPQSEPGGLRETAFWTPPELAAPGDDELINSSLCYGFIFDYCGVEIDAITGAVRIDRYVTLHDAGRMLNPQLVDGQIRGGFAQALGAALMEEFVYGADGNFQSGTLADYLIPTSVEVPEPVILHMETPSPFTPLGAKGVGEGNNMSTPVCIANAVADALGTRDVELPLTPSKVRTLMGIEEPPRPEGVGEPDIEATPGSGSILRARDSVELPGTPHEVFDALLDPQTLAAIIPGCHDLEMTGENEYRADVTVGVGMIRARFDARVSLHDLNPPDSLQLRGSGSSAMGSAEAFATVTLTALEGNRTRLDYDYEATVGGRIASVGGRMLQSASKMIIGQVFSRFSRRMGGGTSRFLFLQRLWQRIRALLTGKGGPS; this is translated from the coding sequence ATGACAACAACAAATGAAAAGCAGTATATCGGTACACGCCAGGCGCGGATCGAAGACGAGGTCCTCTTGCGTGGCCAGGGGCGCTATGGCGATGAAGTGCCGACCCCACCGGGAACCTTATACGCCGCCATTGTGCGCTCGCCTCATCCCCATGCCCGGCTCAAAGCCGTGGATTCGTCCCGGGCGCTGGAAATGGATGGGGTTCATGGTGTACTGACCGGTGAAGATGTCCGCCAGTGGGCTTTGCCATTCCCGGTGGGCGTGCGTCAGCCCATGGAGCACTGGTGTCTGGCTGTGGACAAGGTGCGTTATGTTGGTGAGCCAGTTGCCGTGGTTATCGCTGAAAATCGATATCTGGCTGAAGATGCTCTAAACGGAGTGACGGTTGACTATGAAACGCTTCCGGTGGCTGTCGACACCGAGCTTGCCATTGAGTCAAACGCTGCCGTCCTTCACGAGAAGGTTGGCGGAAATGTCGTCAGCGACCGCACATTCCGTTATGGCGATCCCGAGACTGCGTTTGCCGAGGCCGACCGACAGGTCTCGATCAAGGTTCGTTTCCCTCGCAGTTCCTGCATGCCGATCGAGTGCTACGTGGTGCTTGCTCAATTCGATCCGGCCAACGCTGCTTTTGATATAACGTCCAACTTTCAGGGGCCTTATGCGCTTCACTCGGTCATGTGCCGGGCTCTTCAAGTACCCGCGAATCGTCTTCGACTTCGCACCCCGCCGGACTCAGGCGGCAGCTTTGGCATCAAACAGGGCGTTTTCCCGTATGTCGTCATGATGGGCCTGGCCGCGCGCAAAGTCGGCGCGCCGGTCAAGTGGGTTGAGGACCGTCTGGAACACCTTCAGGGCGCCTCTTCCGGAACCAACCGGGTCAGTACGCTCGAAGCCGCGGTAACGCGAGAGGGCCGGGTAACGGCCCTGCGTCTGGACCAGCTAGATGATTGCGGCGCCTACCTGCGAGCGCCGGAACCGGCTACCACCTACCGGATGCATGGCAATCTGACCGGCGCTTATGCCATTCGCAACCTTGCCGTGCGCAACCGAATTGTGATGACCAACAAAACGCCGACCGGGCTCAACCGCGGGTTCGGTGGGCCGCAGGTGTATTTTCCGCTGGAACGGCTGATGCAGCGTATTGCCGTTGAGCTAGATCTGGACCCACTGGACGTCATTCGTACCAACCTCGTCCCCAAAGGCGCGTTCCCTTATCGCTCGGCAGCCGGTTCACTACTGGATTCCGGGGATTACCCGGCAGGCCTGGAAAAAGGCGTCAGGGAAGGGGGCCTGGAAGAACTCATCCAGCGGCGTGATGAGGCAAGGCGTGAGGGGCGTTACTACGGGATCGGTTACACGGCCGCTGTCGAGCCGTCCATCTCGAACATGGGTTATATCACCATGGCGTTCACTCCCGAGGAACGTAAACGGGCAGGCCCCAAGAATGGTGCCGTCAGCACGGCAACGATTAGTGTCGATCCGCTTGGCAGTGTCAGCGTGCATGTTTCGTCCACTCCCCAGGGGCAGGGCCATCAAACCGTCGCTGCACAGATCGTGGCAGAAACGCTGGGTGTTCCACTGGAATCCATCAGCGTCAACGTGGAACTGGACACCGGTAAAGACGCCTGGTCGATTGCATCCGGCAATTACTCCAGCCGATTTTCCGGCGCCGTAGCCGGGGCTGTCTACAAGGCGGCCCTAAAGGTCCGTGCTCGACTAGCCGCCCTTGCCGCGGAGCAATGGAATATCGATAGCGACGATATCCGGTTCTCGGAGGGCCGGGTTTATGTGGAGGGTACGGACCAGTCGTCTTCTTTCCACCGCCTGGCAGGCGCCACTCACTGGTCTCCGGGAACAACACCCCAAAGCGAGCCGGGTGGCCTTCGGGAAACGGCGTTCTGGACTCCTCCGGAACTGGCGGCTCCCGGTGACGATGAGTTGATCAACAGCTCCCTGTGTTATGGCTTCATTTTTGATTATTGCGGGGTAGAGATTGATGCCATCACCGGTGCTGTCCGCATAGATCGTTATGTGACCCTTCATGACGCTGGCCGCATGCTCAACCCACAACTGGTGGATGGCCAGATTCGCGGCGGGTTTGCCCAGGCTCTGGGCGCTGCCTTGATGGAAGAGTTTGTCTATGGCGCTGATGGCAACTTCCAGTCGGGGACGCTTGCCGATTACCTGATCCCCACCAGCGTTGAGGTCCCGGAGCCGGTTATCCTCCACATGGAGACACCGTCACCTTTTACGCCTCTCGGAGCCAAAGGCGTTGGCGAGGGGAACAACATGAGCACCCCGGTATGCATCGCCAATGCAGTTGCCGATGCGCTCGGGACCAGGGACGTCGAACTTCCTCTGACGCCATCGAAAGTACGCACGCTTATGGGCATCGAGGAGCCACCTCGTCCGGAAGGTGTGGGTGAGCCGGACATCGAAGCCACCCCTGGCAGTGGCTCTATACTCAGGGCCCGGGATTCGGTCGAACTGCCCGGCACCCCCCATGAGGTTTTCGACGCTCTCCTTGATCCGCAAACACTGGCCGCCATCATCCCCGGATGTCACGACCTGGAGATGACCGGGGAAAACGAATACCGGGCCGATGTCACGGTTGGCGTGGGTATGATACGTGCCCGTTTTGATGCCCGGGTCAGCCTTCACGACCTGAACCCTCCGGACAGCCTTCAACTGCGTGGCTCCGGCAGCAGTGCCATGGGCTCGGCGGAAGCATTCGCCACCGTCACCCTGACCGCGCTCGAAGGCAATCGTACGCGGCTGGACTACGACTACGAGGCAACCGTCGGCGGCAGGATCGCTTCGGTTGGCGGTCGCATGTTGCAGAGCGCGTCAAAAATGATCATTGGCCAGGTGTTCT
- a CDS encoding XdhC family protein yields MRSLEHLITDFIAHREDGQRVALVTLIANTGSSPRPLGSQMVVSEDGRSVGYLTGGCAESVIVSEAVAALEAQANRQIRLGVGSPYMDIQLPCGAGIDIYIDVTLCDETARQINSYLRSRTPVALDTCLETGRHQTVINHDQPVNNGVFRRWYLPRRRLLIIGKGPNTAALASLGAATDYEVDVLSPDRKTREDCYSEGIEASALTSPEVIDAAQVDAWTAAVLLFHEHDWEPAILKALLTSDCFYIGALGSRSTHEDRICQLEGLGLGKEVDRIHGPVGLDIKAMTPTEIAISILAEITFAYRSENSLPSLMSRRSCSSHASSLT; encoded by the coding sequence ATGAGATCCCTCGAACATCTGATCACAGACTTCATCGCTCACCGGGAAGACGGCCAACGTGTGGCGCTGGTCACCCTGATTGCCAATACCGGTTCATCGCCGCGGCCTCTGGGAAGTCAGATGGTGGTCTCCGAGGACGGCCGCTCGGTGGGCTACCTGACCGGTGGGTGTGCCGAATCCGTCATTGTTTCCGAAGCCGTTGCCGCCCTCGAAGCCCAGGCCAACCGACAGATCCGTCTGGGGGTTGGCTCTCCCTACATGGATATTCAGTTGCCCTGTGGCGCAGGGATCGACATTTATATTGACGTGACGTTGTGCGACGAAACGGCACGGCAGATCAACTCGTATCTCAGGTCCCGGACTCCCGTTGCCCTGGATACCTGTCTCGAAACCGGTAGACACCAGACGGTGATAAACCATGACCAGCCTGTGAACAATGGCGTGTTCAGGCGCTGGTATCTGCCACGACGTCGCTTACTGATTATAGGAAAAGGGCCCAATACCGCAGCGCTCGCCAGCCTAGGCGCGGCAACGGATTATGAAGTGGACGTACTATCACCGGACCGCAAAACCCGTGAGGACTGTTATTCGGAGGGGATCGAAGCGAGCGCCCTGACGAGCCCGGAAGTGATTGACGCGGCCCAGGTGGATGCCTGGACGGCTGCCGTCCTGCTATTCCATGAGCATGACTGGGAACCGGCTATTCTAAAGGCATTACTGACCTCGGATTGTTTCTATATTGGCGCTTTGGGCAGTCGCAGCACCCACGAAGACCGCATCTGCCAGCTTGAAGGCCTGGGGCTCGGGAAAGAGGTAGACAGGATTCATGGCCCCGTGGGCCTGGATATCAAGGCGATGACGCCGACAGAAATTGCAATTTCCATTCTCGCTGAGATCACATTCGCCTACCGCTCGGAAAACTCTTTGCCATCACTGATGTCGCGCCGCTCATGCTCTTCACACGCTTCGTCACTCACCTGA
- a CDS encoding LysR family transcriptional regulator, producing the protein MNSTELAPNREVGPLLDTDVLRTFVAIAESGSFTRAAKQVFRTPSALSMQIKRLEEILGHVLFVREARRVRLTPEGEVLLGYGRRLLRLNEEAIRQFLSPVLEGRVSLGTSDDVGSRILPGVLAQFARSYPAVQVDVVVGSSQQNLDRLDAGELDMVLVTIGNEGQERRGEVVHTEPLVWAGREGGVAANRSPLPVALASHGCVWRRAALTALDDAHISYRVAYTCDNCFGQEAAMLSDLAVAPFPVSLVRPPLRKLDREGLPALAEYQIALVRSGSNPVNDALAGHVKDAFLDWR; encoded by the coding sequence ATGAACAGTACCGAACTTGCGCCTAACCGCGAGGTTGGCCCGCTACTGGATACCGACGTATTGAGAACCTTCGTGGCCATTGCCGAGAGCGGAAGCTTTACCCGGGCCGCGAAGCAGGTTTTTCGCACCCCTTCGGCCCTGAGCATGCAGATCAAACGGCTTGAGGAAATTCTCGGTCATGTCCTTTTTGTGCGCGAAGCCCGTCGCGTCCGGCTGACGCCCGAGGGAGAAGTGCTACTGGGGTATGGCCGGCGACTGCTGCGATTGAACGAGGAGGCTATCCGGCAGTTCCTCTCTCCCGTTTTGGAAGGCCGGGTCAGTTTGGGCACTTCAGACGATGTGGGGAGCCGTATCCTGCCGGGCGTACTGGCGCAGTTCGCGCGCTCGTATCCGGCGGTTCAGGTGGATGTGGTGGTTGGCTCCAGTCAGCAGAACCTGGACCGGCTCGATGCGGGAGAGCTGGATATGGTGCTGGTCACCATTGGCAATGAGGGGCAGGAGCGACGCGGTGAAGTTGTACACACCGAACCGTTGGTGTGGGCCGGCCGCGAAGGGGGTGTCGCCGCCAACCGGTCACCCCTGCCGGTGGCGCTTGCCAGCCATGGTTGCGTATGGCGCCGGGCCGCGCTGACGGCCCTGGATGACGCCCATATTTCCTATCGGGTTGCCTACACCTGCGATAATTGCTTCGGCCAGGAAGCGGCGATGTTGTCGGACCTGGCGGTTGCACCGTTCCCCGTCAGCCTGGTGCGCCCGCCGCTACGAAAACTCGACCGGGAAGGGCTGCCGGCGCTGGCGGAGTATCAGATTGCACTGGTGCGAAGTGGCAGCAACCCGGTCAACGACGCGCTGGCGGGGCATGTGAAGGATGCGTTTCTGGATTGGAGGTGA
- a CDS encoding DUF1127 domain-containing protein, translating to MTELEIETMSHYQDFRRPQLRPDAPAKPPELELYMPATPPLAFMATVEFWVRIFRRRHHFRRLFLPLLKEDDEMLADIGFERTDIQWALNLPLKVDALKALEACRRARVCSNVK from the coding sequence ATGACTGAACTGGAGATTGAAACGATGAGCCATTATCAGGATTTTCGCCGCCCCCAGCTTCGTCCAGACGCCCCCGCCAAGCCCCCGGAGCTGGAGCTTTACATGCCGGCCACCCCGCCACTGGCGTTCATGGCAACGGTTGAGTTCTGGGTCAGAATCTTCCGGCGCAGGCACCATTTTCGTCGCCTGTTCCTGCCTTTGCTGAAGGAAGATGACGAGATGCTGGCGGACATCGGCTTCGAGAGGACGGATATTCAGTGGGCGCTCAATCTCCCACTGAAGGTCGATGCCCTCAAGGCGCTGGAGGCATGTCGCAGAGCGCGGGTTTGTTCAAACGTAAAGTGA